A region from the Serinibacter arcticus genome encodes:
- a CDS encoding type B 50S ribosomal protein L31, whose product MKKDIHPPYGDVVFRDVSVPEGTPGREFLTRSTAAASTTATIEWGDGRTYPLVEVQISSVSHPFYTGRQKILDTAGRVEKFNRRYGRTGAAS is encoded by the coding sequence ATGAAGAAGGACATCCACCCCCCGTACGGCGACGTCGTCTTCCGTGACGTCTCCGTGCCCGAGGGCACCCCTGGTCGCGAGTTCCTCACCCGCTCGACCGCTGCTGCGTCGACGACCGCCACGATCGAGTGGGGCGACGGCCGAACCTACCCGCTCGTCGAGGTGCAGATCTCCTCGGTGAGCCACCCGTTCTACACGGGCCGCCAGAAGATCCTCGACACCGCCGGCCGGGTCGAGAAGTTCAACCGCCGGTACGGCCGAACGGGGGCCGCCTCGTGA
- the rpmG gene encoding 50S ribosomal protein L33, which translates to MAGRSQDVRPVIKLRSTAGTGVTYMTQKNRRTTPDRLVLRKYDRVVRRHVEFREER; encoded by the coding sequence ATGGCCGGCCGTTCCCAGGACGTGCGACCCGTGATCAAGCTGCGGTCCACCGCGGGCACGGGCGTGACCTACATGACCCAGAAGAACCGGCGAACGACGCCGGACCGGCTCGTGCTGCGCAAGTACGACCGCGTGGTGCGGCGCCACGTCGAGTTCCGCGAGGAGCGCTGA
- a CDS encoding NUDIX hydrolase, whose translation MATPEFILELRRHIGTAPLWLTGVTAVVLRERAGDGGDAVGSDGGPRAAGLEVLLVRRSDTGAWTPVTGIVDPGEEPAVAAAREVLEEADVVATAQRLASVSVTAPVVYGNGDRTQYIDLTFRFGYVSGDPHPADGENTDAAWFDVAVLPPMSDGMRARIDDALPERGEALFAV comes from the coding sequence ATGGCCACCCCCGAGTTCATCCTCGAGCTGCGCCGGCACATCGGCACGGCGCCGCTGTGGCTCACCGGTGTGACCGCCGTCGTCCTCCGCGAGCGGGCGGGCGATGGTGGCGACGCCGTGGGTTCCGACGGCGGACCGCGCGCCGCCGGCCTCGAGGTGCTGCTCGTGCGGCGGTCCGACACCGGGGCCTGGACCCCGGTCACCGGCATCGTCGATCCGGGTGAGGAACCCGCCGTCGCCGCAGCTCGCGAGGTCCTCGAGGAGGCGGACGTCGTCGCGACGGCGCAGCGTCTCGCCTCGGTCTCGGTCACCGCTCCCGTGGTCTACGGCAACGGCGACCGGACCCAGTACATCGACCTCACCTTCCGGTTCGGATACGTCTCGGGCGATCCTCACCCCGCCGACGGAGAGAACACCGACGCCGCCTGGTTCGACGTCGCAGTCCTTCCGCCGATGTCCGACGGCATGCGCGCCCGGATCGACGACGCCCTGCCGGAACGAGGTGAGGCGCTCTTCGCCGTCTGA
- a CDS encoding GTP-binding protein: MTSPTTVVVLAATDPAEREAALVTALLDHPDVLAVVHDLEQRGDDVVLRRRVVDPRGPGSDEIIPMEHACAGCALREDAIPAIADLLAREPRGIVLALPLGAEILPATRILHGHAGPDGPLAGVRLGATVAVVNAAEIEGDLLDGDDALLSHLVSADIILLDHESPAAHAPAASAQGAALADTLRWARSTRHDDLCHPWLDAALAGSHDPVDLDRRHDPATLDPADRFTATAPATPPLEAGPADVWTLDLHSSRPFHPDRVLATMSELATARTVSRGRFWLPNRPDAVCGWEALGGTVCVGVAGTWDEAEPSTALQVTGVGPGAEAVRRAFERALLDDVEMAAGPATWLGREDPFEPYLGSPADLYRGDAAA, translated from the coding sequence ATGACCTCCCCCACCACCGTCGTCGTCCTCGCCGCGACCGATCCCGCGGAGCGCGAGGCTGCGCTCGTCACCGCCCTGCTCGACCACCCGGACGTCCTCGCCGTGGTCCACGACCTGGAGCAGCGGGGCGACGACGTCGTCCTGCGACGCCGGGTCGTCGATCCGCGCGGCCCCGGGAGCGACGAGATCATCCCGATGGAGCACGCGTGCGCCGGCTGCGCCCTGCGTGAGGACGCGATCCCGGCGATCGCCGACCTGCTGGCGCGCGAACCGCGCGGCATCGTCCTCGCCCTGCCGCTGGGCGCCGAGATCCTGCCGGCCACGCGGATCCTGCACGGGCACGCCGGACCCGACGGACCCCTGGCGGGCGTGCGGCTGGGCGCGACCGTCGCCGTCGTGAACGCCGCCGAGATCGAGGGTGACCTCCTCGACGGCGACGACGCCCTCCTGTCCCACCTCGTCTCCGCCGACATCATCCTGCTCGACCACGAGTCCCCGGCCGCGCACGCCCCGGCCGCCTCCGCGCAGGGCGCCGCCCTCGCGGACACCCTGCGCTGGGCGCGCTCCACCCGTCACGACGACCTCTGCCACCCCTGGCTCGACGCTGCGCTGGCCGGGAGCCACGACCCCGTCGACCTCGACCGTCGTCACGACCCCGCGACGCTCGATCCCGCCGATCGGTTCACGGCCACCGCCCCGGCGACGCCCCCGCTCGAGGCCGGCCCCGCCGACGTGTGGACCCTCGACCTCCACAGCTCGCGCCCCTTCCACCCCGACCGCGTCCTCGCGACGATGAGCGAGCTCGCCACCGCTCGAACGGTGAGCCGCGGGCGCTTCTGGCTCCCGAACCGCCCCGATGCGGTGTGCGGGTGGGAGGCGCTCGGCGGCACGGTCTGCGTCGGCGTCGCGGGCACGTGGGACGAGGCCGAGCCGAGCACGGCGCTGCAGGTCACGGGCGTCGGACCGGGCGCCGAGGCCGTCCGGCGCGCCTTCGAGCGCGCGCTGCTCGACGACGTCGAGATGGCCGCGGGGCCGGCGACGTGGCTCGGGCGGGAGGACCCGTTCGAGCCCTACCTCGGCTCCCCCGCCGACCTCTACCGGGGCGACGCCGCAGCCTGA
- the ykgO gene encoding type B 50S ribosomal protein L36: protein MKVRASLRSLAQKDGSIVVRRRGRVFVINKKNPRWKGRQG, encoded by the coding sequence GTGAAGGTGAGGGCGTCGTTGCGGTCGCTCGCGCAGAAGGACGGCTCGATCGTGGTCCGTCGCCGAGGTCGCGTGTTCGTGATCAACAAGAAGAATCCGCGCTGGAAGGGCAGGCAGGGCTGA
- the rpsN gene encoding 30S ribosomal protein S14, whose product MAKTSKVARNLQRQEVVARYADVRRELKRASVDPARPAAEREAAMRALHRLPRDASPTRVRNRDVTDGRPRGYYRKFGLSRVSLRERALRGELPGVTKSSW is encoded by the coding sequence ATGGCCAAGACGTCGAAGGTCGCTCGCAACCTCCAGCGCCAGGAGGTCGTCGCCCGGTACGCGGACGTCCGCCGCGAGCTCAAGCGCGCGAGCGTCGACCCCGCGCGTCCGGCGGCCGAGCGGGAGGCCGCGATGCGGGCGCTCCACCGGCTGCCCCGGGATGCGAGCCCCACGCGGGTGCGCAACCGGGACGTCACCGACGGTCGTCCGCGCGGCTACTACCGGAAGTTCGGGCTCTCGCGGGTCTCGCTGCGCGAGCGCGCGCTGCGGGGCGAGCTGCCCGGTGTCACCAAGTCGAGCTGGTGA
- a CDS encoding MFS transporter produces the protein MRHDLPVTPTQRRVLVVAILASFVSFLDGSVVNVALPAISRELTTGPLTGLPLQQWVVDSYLVTLGALILLAGSLSDVLGRRRVLIAGLVGFAVASVLCAIAPSGVLLVLARALQGVAGALLVPSSLAMIIAAFSGAAQARSIGVWTAWTGTASIAGPLLGGLLVDHATWRWVFWINVPVLAVTLWLTRGVPVETVPVVRRRLDVVGATIAAVALAAGVLGLIEQGRLGWTHPVVVGGLVIGVVGLVAFVWWERRVADPMLPLRLFDSRNFTWGNVATAAIYAALYFGGLVITLFLQEVAGWSATAAGLSQLPITLVMLALSARFGALAGRFGPRVFMTVGPIVGGVGYLMLLGAREDVVYWTQLLPGLVVFGLGLAITVAPLTAAILGAISPDDAGIGSAVNNAVARVAGLVSIALLGAIVGGVLTVEGFHRGLLVTAGLLVVGGVVSWFGIRNPVVHQPRSIHS, from the coding sequence ATGCGGCACGATCTCCCCGTGACCCCCACCCAGCGGCGCGTGCTCGTCGTCGCGATCCTCGCCTCGTTCGTCTCGTTCCTCGACGGGAGCGTCGTCAACGTCGCCCTGCCGGCGATCTCCCGCGAGCTCACGACCGGGCCGCTGACCGGCCTGCCCCTGCAGCAGTGGGTCGTCGACTCCTACCTCGTCACGCTCGGGGCGCTCATCCTCCTGGCGGGCTCGCTCTCGGACGTCCTGGGCCGCCGACGCGTGCTGATCGCCGGACTGGTGGGCTTCGCCGTCGCGAGCGTCCTGTGCGCGATCGCGCCGAGCGGCGTGCTGCTCGTCCTCGCCCGCGCGCTGCAGGGCGTGGCGGGCGCGCTGCTCGTGCCGTCGTCGCTCGCGATGATCATCGCCGCGTTCTCCGGCGCCGCGCAGGCACGGTCCATCGGGGTGTGGACGGCGTGGACGGGCACCGCCTCGATCGCGGGACCGTTGCTCGGCGGCCTGCTCGTGGACCACGCCACCTGGCGCTGGGTGTTCTGGATCAACGTCCCCGTGCTCGCCGTGACGCTGTGGCTCACCCGCGGCGTGCCGGTCGAGACGGTGCCGGTCGTCCGTCGACGGCTCGACGTCGTGGGGGCGACGATCGCCGCCGTCGCGCTCGCGGCCGGGGTGCTCGGGCTGATCGAGCAGGGACGCCTCGGCTGGACCCACCCGGTGGTGGTCGGCGGCCTGGTGATCGGCGTCGTCGGGCTGGTCGCGTTCGTGTGGTGGGAGCGGCGGGTCGCCGACCCGATGCTCCCCCTGCGCCTGTTCGACAGCCGCAACTTCACGTGGGGCAACGTCGCCACGGCCGCGATCTACGCGGCGCTGTACTTCGGCGGCCTCGTCATCACGCTGTTCCTCCAGGAGGTCGCGGGGTGGAGCGCGACGGCGGCCGGCCTGTCCCAGCTGCCCATCACCCTCGTCATGCTCGCGCTCTCGGCGCGGTTCGGGGCGCTCGCGGGGCGGTTCGGCCCGCGCGTGTTCATGACGGTCGGGCCGATCGTCGGCGGCGTGGGCTACCTGATGCTCCTGGGCGCCCGCGAGGACGTCGTCTACTGGACGCAGCTGCTGCCCGGGCTGGTGGTGTTCGGCCTGGGGCTCGCGATCACGGTCGCCCCGCTGACGGCCGCGATCCTCGGTGCGATCAGCCCCGACGACGCCGGCATCGGGTCAGCCGTGAACAACGCGGTCGCGCGCGTGGCCGGGCTCGTCTCGATCGCGCTGCTCGGCGCGATCGTCGGCGGGGTGCTCACGGTCGAGGGCTTCCACCGCGGACTGCTCGTGACGGCGGGGCTCCTCGTCGTGGGCGGCGTGGTCAGCTGGTTCGGGATCCGCAACCCGGTGGTTCACCAGCCGCGGTCGATCCACTCCTGA
- the rpmB gene encoding 50S ribosomal protein L28 yields MTATCQLTGAAPSFGKQVSHSHVRTSRRWDPNLQRKRYVVPSLGRTVTLTLSVRAIRLIDRIGIEAAVVRIRARGGKV; encoded by the coding sequence ATGACAGCAACCTGCCAGCTCACGGGTGCCGCCCCCTCCTTCGGGAAGCAGGTGTCGCACTCGCACGTGCGCACCTCCAGGCGGTGGGACCCCAACCTCCAGCGCAAGCGCTACGTGGTGCCCTCCCTCGGGCGCACCGTCACGCTCACCCTCTCGGTGCGGGCCATCCGGCTCATCGACCGCATCGGTATCGAGGCCGCCGTCGTCCGCATCCGCGCCCGGGGAGGGAAGGTCTGA
- a CDS encoding SMP-30/gluconolactonase/LRE family protein yields MTERYEVRLDVVDPSVRGLVAPGARLKEIASGGEWFEGPAWLGDTLVWSDVRGNRLHAWDSGRGARVWIAPSHHQNGHTVDHEGRLVAAASGERAVLRREHDGRWTMLADFYDWKRFNSPNDVVVAADGGIWFTDPTYGLTQPTEGFDPEGAVSEIGGQHVYRIGARGLRDGTRSMTAQLPAMRQPNGLAFGADETVLYVTDSEARHILGFRVRMSLDGPELRQPWIVHRTFEGSPDGLRVDPAGRIWSSSAAGIEILRPGLPGEQARHLGTIRVPQETSNLAFSPDLKRLAITASSSVYLLKLGDVTR; encoded by the coding sequence GTGACTGAGCGATACGAGGTACGTCTCGACGTCGTCGACCCGTCCGTGCGTGGCCTCGTGGCCCCGGGTGCGCGCCTGAAGGAGATCGCGTCCGGCGGCGAGTGGTTCGAGGGCCCGGCCTGGCTCGGCGACACGCTCGTGTGGAGCGACGTCCGCGGCAACCGGCTGCACGCCTGGGACTCCGGCCGCGGAGCGCGGGTGTGGATCGCCCCCTCCCACCACCAGAACGGCCACACCGTCGACCACGAGGGTCGCCTCGTCGCCGCGGCGAGCGGTGAGCGCGCCGTCCTCCGGCGCGAGCACGACGGCCGCTGGACGATGCTCGCGGACTTCTACGACTGGAAGCGGTTCAACTCCCCGAACGACGTCGTGGTGGCCGCCGACGGCGGGATCTGGTTCACCGACCCCACCTACGGCCTCACGCAGCCCACCGAGGGCTTCGACCCCGAGGGTGCGGTCAGCGAGATCGGTGGCCAGCACGTCTACCGGATCGGGGCGCGCGGGCTGCGCGACGGCACCCGGTCGATGACCGCCCAGCTGCCCGCCATGCGTCAGCCCAACGGCCTGGCGTTCGGCGCCGACGAGACCGTCCTCTACGTCACGGACTCCGAGGCGCGCCACATCCTCGGCTTCCGCGTGCGGATGAGCCTCGACGGTCCCGAGCTGCGGCAGCCGTGGATCGTGCACCGCACGTTCGAGGGCAGCCCGGACGGTCTGCGGGTCGACCCCGCGGGACGGATCTGGTCCTCGAGCGCCGCCGGGATCGAGATCCTGCGGCCCGGGCTGCCCGGGGAGCAGGCGCGTCACCTCGGCACGATCCGGGTGCCGCAGGAGACCTCGAACCTCGCCTTCTCTCCCGACCTCAAGCGGCTCGCGATCACGGCGTCGTCGTCGGTCTACCTGCTGAAGCTCGGCGACGTCACCCGCTGA
- the rpmF gene encoding 50S ribosomal protein L32: MAVPKRKLSRSNTRSRRSSWKATPVDLVPVRAASGEWVRVPRRLARAVQRGLVVPD, from the coding sequence ATGGCGGTTCCCAAGCGGAAGCTCTCGCGCTCCAACACCCGGTCGCGCCGGTCGAGCTGGAAGGCGACGCCGGTCGACCTGGTCCCCGTGCGGGCGGCCTCGGGGGAGTGGGTGCGAGTGCCGCGACGCCTCGCCCGGGCCGTCCAGCGTGGGCTCGTCGTCCCGGACTGA
- a CDS encoding MBL fold metallo-hydrolase — MTARIERVLTHGTHPVDGREVELDNNVWIVGDDTEVVVIDASHQPQVIADAIGGRRVVGILLTHGHRDHIGGAPELERLTGGPVWLHPADAELWEAAHPEIPVPTAGLPAHQTVTVAGTHLEVRHTPGHTPGASVVVASELGAVFTGDTLFEGGPGATRWEYSSFPQIVESITENLLTLPEDTVVHTGHGPDTTIGAEAVHRQEWIDRGW; from the coding sequence ATGACGGCCCGCATCGAACGCGTCCTCACCCACGGCACCCACCCGGTCGACGGGCGGGAGGTCGAGCTCGACAACAACGTCTGGATCGTCGGCGACGACACCGAGGTCGTCGTCATCGACGCCTCCCACCAGCCGCAGGTGATCGCCGACGCGATCGGCGGGCGCCGCGTCGTCGGGATCCTGCTGACCCACGGCCACCGCGACCACATCGGTGGCGCGCCCGAGCTCGAGCGCCTCACCGGCGGTCCGGTGTGGCTGCACCCGGCCGACGCCGAGCTCTGGGAGGCCGCGCACCCCGAGATCCCCGTCCCGACGGCGGGGCTCCCCGCCCACCAGACGGTCACCGTCGCGGGGACCCACCTCGAGGTGCGCCACACCCCCGGCCACACGCCGGGCGCGAGCGTCGTCGTCGCGAGCGAGCTGGGCGCGGTCTTCACGGGCGACACCCTGTTCGAGGGCGGCCCGGGGGCGACGCGGTGGGAGTACTCCTCGTTCCCGCAGATCGTCGAGTCGATCACCGAGAACCTGCTGACCCTGCCCGAGGACACGGTCGTCCACACGGGCCACGGCCCCGACACCACGATCGGCGCCGAGGCCGTCCACCGTCAGGAGTGGATCGACCGCGGCTGGTGA